The genomic DNA TTGGCCTTGGAAGAACAGGTTCTCATGCAGCTTCAACCAGTGGTGAAATCATAATTGCTTTTAGTACTGGCAACCGTAAACCACGGCAGACCCCTCCCAATAGTAAATTTATCAACTTAAAATGTATATCTGATTATCATATAAACCTGGTGTATGAAGCTGTAATTGAAGCGACTGAAGAAGCCGTGATAAATGCAATCTTTTGCTCAAATGGTATGAATGGAAGACAGCTGCGATGGTGTCCACCAATTCCTCATGAACGTATCATAGAACTATTAAAAAAAGGAAGAACAATTCATGAAAGTAATTGAAAAATATAACGACAGCCTACACAATCCCTATTGGAAATATCAACTGGGTAAGGAAGCATACGAAGTCAAAGATACTCCTCAACGTGTCGAATCTATCAAGAAATCACTTCATTCTGATGAACGCTTCGATTTTATTACAGCCAAACAGTTTCCCGATCGACTAATAACACAACTACACCCCTACCACGACTATATCAGGAACACAGCCTTAACCTTAAATAATGACGAAGAAGAATTTTACCCAGATCTTTTTCCCGGTGAGGGCGCCCATCTTAAAAAAAGAGATGATTCACCCCTATGGGGCGGAATTTGGTGTACTGACGCGGTTACTCCGATTAAAAGAAAAACCTATGAGGTTGCACGAGCCTCTGCTGAATCCGCACTGACAGGAGCTGAATTGATCAGCCAGGGCCAGGAAAAAACGGTTTATGCGCTGTGCCGCCCTTCAGGACATCATGCAGGTCCCCGTGTATTTGGCGGTTATTGTTATTTTAACAATGTAGCTACTGCTGCACAGTACTTATTAGCGAAAGGAAAGGTTGCTATAGTAGATATAGATTACCATCATGGAAACGGAACGCAGGAGTTTTTTGATGATATAAAGTCTATATTTACCGCTTCTATTCATGGTGATCCTGAAGATGAGTATCCCTACTTCTGGGGATATGCTGAGGAAACTGGAAAAGGCCAGGCTGAAGGAACGAATCATAATGAACCTTTAGCAAAGGGCACACAACTGAAAGAATACAGCAAAGCCCTGAAACGGATTCTCAAGAAGATTAAAGCATTTAATCCCGCCTTCCTTATCATTGCCGCCGGCTTTGATACCCATGAGACAGATCCCATTGGCAGTTTCAAAATTCGCACCGAGGATTACGAGACAATTGGCAAACAATTTAAGTCTCTGGATCTACCTACTCTGGTATGTCAGGAAGGCGGTTATAATACTGATGTTCTGGGAGAATGCGTGAAACATTTTCTTATCGGACTGATGTAAAATCGTGATTTATAAATGGAACTTTTGTTGACATATATTTAAATCCTGCTGACATCCTCCTCCTGATGAAGGAGGATATCGGCATATATCCTGTTCTTTAGGTATTTTATACTCATCTTATAATCACTAATACTATTTCTATATCCCCGGAGAATAGCTCAAGAGCTTGCAGATATTTTTGGTGTTTCACCAGCACGGTTTATTTGATTTAAATATTTCTAATCTCGATACAGAATCGAGTATTCCATATTGCAATAAAAACCAAATTTAAGTATTCATAACTTGTTTTCGTATATGTCTGAAATCCTGCCAGCGAAGCTGAAATTACAGGATTTATGCCATAGAAAATCAAATTCATGGAAATGTTAAATTGCCTTCTTAATAATTCCTTCAAATATATTGTCCCAGCCAATTACATTCATTTCATTACGAATGTAATTATCAGCTCCACCATAAATTAAATACACATTTTTTGATTTATAGGCTGAAATTCACTAGAATTAAAAGTAGGAGAAATTAATGAATAATTCAAGTATAAATAATCCACTGAATGCCATTGTGATGCAAAACGCATTTGAAAAATTGAATTGGGGATCAACAGACGTAAAAACCATTGAAAAACACATGCAGTCCGCTATCAATGAAGATCCTCTCTTAAAGGATCCAACACTTATCAGCGTGTCATTGACCAGTACTGATGACACTAAATTATTTGAGCTGATTGGCAAAGTAGGAGATCAAAAAGAGAAGGATCGGGTAGAGGAGATTGTTCGAAAAAATTCAGCAGATAACGCAAAGGTATAAAATTCACTCTCTATCAAGTAATTGTTTGCGTCTCTGAATAATACAGTGATGAGAACATTCTCAATAAATGACATATTTCTATGTCTGAACTAACAAAGAATTAGTATGGTTGTACTGCCGGGCATCAAAAAGCCGCTTTCACAGGCTGGGGCCGGACGTCCTGTCCGGCTTTCGCTCCAGGCCCTTTACATTTACTATAAATGCATCATTTTTTACCTGAATTACTTTTCCCATATTAAATTGTCACTGCTCTCTCAATCTTACCATGAACTGGATTTGTCCTGGCTTAGATGATGATCATAAAAGTTTAGCCACCTGGTTACTCTTTGAACCCGCGAGCAGCAGCGGTCTCATACTCCGGGGCTCGTGGGTTGTCGAGCTTTCCGTAATCGTCGGCCACAACCTGGTAGGCATTTGTTTTCCGACGGAGGTCTGCGGCATCGGGGCTGCTCACTCTACCCGCCAGAACGGGTATCCACAGTGTCATCCCGCTCTCGATATGGTCCGGATTTCGACGAGACAGATCTGATCTGTTCTCCCCATAGATAACCGGCCACCAGCCAGAATCACCCCATCTGGTCGCAGCAATGTCCCACAGCGTATCGCCGGGGACGACGAGAACCTCCATCACCTCAGCTTTTGCCATCACCGTGGGTTCCGGTTCTATAGGAGCTTCGGCTACGGAAACGGGTACAGGAGGGGGTTCCGGTTCTGCGGGAACGCCGGCGGCGGTATCATCCGCTGGTGCGCCGGTATCAGGAGCCTGATCAGTGGGTGCTGCCGCTGTATTTTCCGATGACATCCCGGTAGATACCACGGACACATCCTGAGGAAAGATCAAACTCTTTGAGGTGATGCCAATTGCAATCAGAAGCACTGCAATCAGTGCCAGTAAGATCCAGGCAACAGTTCTGATACGCCAGGT from Oceanispirochaeta sp. includes the following:
- a CDS encoding histone deacetylase family protein, whose amino-acid sequence is MKVIEKYNDSLHNPYWKYQLGKEAYEVKDTPQRVESIKKSLHSDERFDFITAKQFPDRLITQLHPYHDYIRNTALTLNNDEEEFYPDLFPGEGAHLKKRDDSPLWGGIWCTDAVTPIKRKTYEVARASAESALTGAELISQGQEKTVYALCRPSGHHAGPRVFGGYCYFNNVATAAQYLLAKGKVAIVDIDYHHGNGTQEFFDDIKSIFTASIHGDPEDEYPYFWGYAEETGKGQAEGTNHNEPLAKGTQLKEYSKALKRILKKIKAFNPAFLIIAAGFDTHETDPIGSFKIRTEDYETIGKQFKSLDLPTLVCQEGGYNTDVLGECVKHFLIGLM
- a CDS encoding LysM peptidoglycan-binding domain-containing protein, with translation MPFRQLRIRELSQDKTTWRIRTVAWILLALIAVLLIAIGITSKSLIFPQDVSVVSTGMSSENTAAAPTDQAPDTGAPADDTAAGVPAEPEPPPVPVSVAEAPIEPEPTVMAKAEVMEVLVVPGDTLWDIAATRWGDSGWWPVIYGENRSDLSRRNPDHIESGMTLWIPVLAGRVSSPDAADLRRKTNAYQVVADDYGKLDNPRAPEYETAAARGFKE